Proteins from a genomic interval of Quercus robur chromosome 9, dhQueRobu3.1, whole genome shotgun sequence:
- the LOC126699545 gene encoding uncharacterized protein LOC126699545 isoform X2, whose translation MGSELVWRWCVAGNGLMRCFYNNNNNNTAIAKASSLYLSSPKPKPKILIQTPVPPLALVRITRSSSSFSLNLGQGYSSSSSNENNEKKKGGREYLEMTEQELMRECEVDTFKASGPGGQHRNKRESAVRVKHIPTGLIAQAVEDRSQHMNRASALARLRTLLALHVRNTVDIHTYSPPPELLTILPLKSTLRSSGPQIGPNNPKFLLGMQALLDLILAVDGSVSEAAKYVGLSTGALSRLILSHDSLRMAVNQLRASKKQKDKTLDSSLEG comes from the exons atgggAAGTGAATTGGTATGGAGATGGTGTGTTGCTGGTAATGGTTTGATGAGAtgcttttataataataataataataatactgcCATTGCCAAGGCCTCCTCTTTGTATTTATCatcacccaaacccaaacccaaaattttaattcaaactCCAGTGCCACCACTGGCACTAGTAAGAATAACAAGAAGCAGCAGCAGCTTCAGCTTGAATTTGGGTCAAGGATATAGCAGCAGCAGTAGTAATGAGAATaatgagaagaagaagggtGGTAGAGAATACCTGGAAATGACAGAGCAAGAACTGATGAGAGAGTGCGAGGTGGACACATTCAAGGCATCGGGTCCAGGTGGTCAACACCGCAACAAGCGGGAGTCAGCGGTGAGGGTGAAGCACATACCTACTGGTCTTATAGCCCAGGCTGTTGAGGATCGATCTCAGCATATGAACCGCGCTTCTGCTTTAGCTCGCCTCCGCACTCTCTTAGCTCTTCATGTCAGAAACACTGTCGATATTCACACCTATTCTCCTCCTCCTGAGCTCCTTACCATTCTTCCTCTCAAGTCTACTCTCAGATCTTCTGGTCCCCAGATTGGACCCAATAACCCCAAGTTCCTTTTG GGAATGCAAGCTCTCCTGGATTTAATTTTGGCAGTGGATGGTTCTGTTTCGGAAGCAGCCAAATATGTTGGTTTAAGCACCGGTGCCCTCTCTCGCTTAATACTATCTCATGATTCTCTTCGAATGGCTGTCAATCAACTCAGGGCTTCCAAG AAACAGAAGGATAAAACCCTGGACTCCTCTCTAGAAGGATGA
- the LOC126699545 gene encoding uncharacterized protein LOC126699545 isoform X1 — translation MGSELVWRWCVAGNGLMRCFYNNNNNNTAIAKASSLYLSSPKPKPKILIQTPVPPLALVRITRSSSSFSLNLGQGYSSSSSNENNEKKKGGREYLEMTEQELMRECEVDTFKASGPGGQHRNKRESAVRVKHIPTGLIAQAVEDRSQHMNRASALARLRTLLALHVRNTVDIHTYSPPPELLTILPLKSTLRSSGPQIGPNNPKFLLGMQALLDLILAVDGSVSEAAKYVGLSTGALSRLILSHDSLRMAVNQLRASKRCCRTQKRGCHGIILSFMVWFQIYKIHRQQPVLPKRGGENLCDQILSSLTIYMAH, via the exons atgggAAGTGAATTGGTATGGAGATGGTGTGTTGCTGGTAATGGTTTGATGAGAtgcttttataataataataataataatactgcCATTGCCAAGGCCTCCTCTTTGTATTTATCatcacccaaacccaaacccaaaattttaattcaaactCCAGTGCCACCACTGGCACTAGTAAGAATAACAAGAAGCAGCAGCAGCTTCAGCTTGAATTTGGGTCAAGGATATAGCAGCAGCAGTAGTAATGAGAATaatgagaagaagaagggtGGTAGAGAATACCTGGAAATGACAGAGCAAGAACTGATGAGAGAGTGCGAGGTGGACACATTCAAGGCATCGGGTCCAGGTGGTCAACACCGCAACAAGCGGGAGTCAGCGGTGAGGGTGAAGCACATACCTACTGGTCTTATAGCCCAGGCTGTTGAGGATCGATCTCAGCATATGAACCGCGCTTCTGCTTTAGCTCGCCTCCGCACTCTCTTAGCTCTTCATGTCAGAAACACTGTCGATATTCACACCTATTCTCCTCCTCCTGAGCTCCTTACCATTCTTCCTCTCAAGTCTACTCTCAGATCTTCTGGTCCCCAGATTGGACCCAATAACCCCAAGTTCCTTTTG GGAATGCAAGCTCTCCTGGATTTAATTTTGGCAGTGGATGGTTCTGTTTCGGAAGCAGCCAAATATGTTGGTTTAAGCACCGGTGCCCTCTCTCGCTTAATACTATCTCATGATTCTCTTCGAATGGCTGTCAATCAACTCAGGGCTTCCAAG AGATGCTGCAGGACTCAGAAAAGGGGTTGCCATGGTatcattttatcatttatggtgtggttccaaatttataaaattcataGACAGCAGCCCGTACTACCCAAAAGAGGGGGGGAAAACCTATGTGACCAAATCCTTTCCAGTCTGACAATCTACATGGCACATTGA
- the LOC126699545 gene encoding uncharacterized protein LOC126699545 isoform X4 yields MGSELVWRWCVAGNGLMRCFYNNNNNNTAIAKASSLYLSSPKPKPKILIQTPVPPLALVRITRSSSSFSLNLGQGYSSSSSNENNEKKKGGREYLEMTEQELMRECEVDTFKASGPGGQHRNKRESAVRVKHIPTGLIAQAVEDRSQHMNRASALARLRTLLALHVRNTVDIHTYSPPPELLTILPLKSTLRSSGPQIGPNNPKFLLGMQALLDLILAVDGSVSEAAKYVGLSTGALSRLILSHDSLRMAVNQLRASKQLGI; encoded by the exons atgggAAGTGAATTGGTATGGAGATGGTGTGTTGCTGGTAATGGTTTGATGAGAtgcttttataataataataataataatactgcCATTGCCAAGGCCTCCTCTTTGTATTTATCatcacccaaacccaaacccaaaattttaattcaaactCCAGTGCCACCACTGGCACTAGTAAGAATAACAAGAAGCAGCAGCAGCTTCAGCTTGAATTTGGGTCAAGGATATAGCAGCAGCAGTAGTAATGAGAATaatgagaagaagaagggtGGTAGAGAATACCTGGAAATGACAGAGCAAGAACTGATGAGAGAGTGCGAGGTGGACACATTCAAGGCATCGGGTCCAGGTGGTCAACACCGCAACAAGCGGGAGTCAGCGGTGAGGGTGAAGCACATACCTACTGGTCTTATAGCCCAGGCTGTTGAGGATCGATCTCAGCATATGAACCGCGCTTCTGCTTTAGCTCGCCTCCGCACTCTCTTAGCTCTTCATGTCAGAAACACTGTCGATATTCACACCTATTCTCCTCCTCCTGAGCTCCTTACCATTCTTCCTCTCAAGTCTACTCTCAGATCTTCTGGTCCCCAGATTGGACCCAATAACCCCAAGTTCCTTTTG GGAATGCAAGCTCTCCTGGATTTAATTTTGGCAGTGGATGGTTCTGTTTCGGAAGCAGCCAAATATGTTGGTTTAAGCACCGGTGCCCTCTCTCGCTTAATACTATCTCATGATTCTCTTCGAATGGCTGTCAATCAACTCAGGGCTTCCAAG
- the LOC126699545 gene encoding uncharacterized protein LOC126699545 isoform X3 encodes MGSELVWRWCVAGNGLMRCFYNNNNNNTAIAKASSLYLSSPKPKPKILIQTPVPPLALVRITRSSSSFSLNLGQGYSSSSSNENNEKKKGGREYLEMTEQELMRECEVDTFKASGPGGQHRNKRESAVRVKHIPTGLIAQAVEDRSQHMNRASALARLRTLLALHVRNTVDIHTYSPPPELLTILPLKSTLRSSGPQIGPNNPKFLLGMQALLDLILAVDGSVSEAAKYVGLSTGALSRLILSHDSLRMAVNQLRASKGLKPLK; translated from the exons atgggAAGTGAATTGGTATGGAGATGGTGTGTTGCTGGTAATGGTTTGATGAGAtgcttttataataataataataataatactgcCATTGCCAAGGCCTCCTCTTTGTATTTATCatcacccaaacccaaacccaaaattttaattcaaactCCAGTGCCACCACTGGCACTAGTAAGAATAACAAGAAGCAGCAGCAGCTTCAGCTTGAATTTGGGTCAAGGATATAGCAGCAGCAGTAGTAATGAGAATaatgagaagaagaagggtGGTAGAGAATACCTGGAAATGACAGAGCAAGAACTGATGAGAGAGTGCGAGGTGGACACATTCAAGGCATCGGGTCCAGGTGGTCAACACCGCAACAAGCGGGAGTCAGCGGTGAGGGTGAAGCACATACCTACTGGTCTTATAGCCCAGGCTGTTGAGGATCGATCTCAGCATATGAACCGCGCTTCTGCTTTAGCTCGCCTCCGCACTCTCTTAGCTCTTCATGTCAGAAACACTGTCGATATTCACACCTATTCTCCTCCTCCTGAGCTCCTTACCATTCTTCCTCTCAAGTCTACTCTCAGATCTTCTGGTCCCCAGATTGGACCCAATAACCCCAAGTTCCTTTTG GGAATGCAAGCTCTCCTGGATTTAATTTTGGCAGTGGATGGTTCTGTTTCGGAAGCAGCCAAATATGTTGGTTTAAGCACCGGTGCCCTCTCTCGCTTAATACTATCTCATGATTCTCTTCGAATGGCTGTCAATCAACTCAGGGCTTCCAAG GGTTTGAAGCCTCTCAAGTAG